One Glycine soja cultivar W05 chromosome 2, ASM419377v2, whole genome shotgun sequence genomic region harbors:
- the LOC114392543 gene encoding protein EMSY-LIKE 1-like isoform X2 → MAGAVGVVKELRRRLFQVIILYWFSPSDQNRVRRGSIVTGNEKSSVTSIPHLKLHCDMEAQIHLLEQEAYSAVLRAFKAQSDALTWEKEGLITELRKELRVSDDEHRELLTRVNSDEIIHRIREWRQTGCYQPARRSTSQTFHDILPSPTVSASRKKQKTSHSGQSLPALSSVKSVQYTSAGPTGGRHFANHNSSALASNASATEAAAFDPLIGKKVWTRWPEDNHFYEAVVTDYNPADISPEDIKWEGEDPGILHRGGHGGQGGGGRKFFGHGGDSLGAGRGRGHPRFQARQEFLPPQNGIGRRVLDDIELLNTDSLVKEVERIFATSPQDSMELEKAKQMLKEHEQALVDAIARIADASDGESDGEQPFLQHSQLMERG, encoded by the exons ATGGCTGGTGCTGTAGGTGTCGTGAAGGAACTAAGGAGGCGTTTGTTTCAAGTTATAATATT gtattggttcTCTCCCTCAGATCAAAATAGAGTTCGGAGAGGTAGCATTGTTACTGGCAATGAAAAATCTTCTGTAACTTCTATTCCACACTTGAAATTGCATTGTGACATGGAGGCTCAAATTCATCTACTTGAACAGGAAGCTTACTCTGCTGTCTTGCGTGCTTTCAAAGCTCAGTCTGATGCTCTTACTTGG GAGAAGGAAGGTTTGATAACTGAGCTTAGAAAAGAGTTGAGGGTTTCAGATGATGAACACAGAGAGCTTCTTACCAGGGTTAACTCTGATGAAATAATTCACCGTATTAG GGAGTGGAGACAAACTGGCTGTTACCAACCTGCAAGGCGCAGCACATCTCAGACTTTTCATGACATTTTACCTAGTCCAACTGTTTCAGCTTCCCGAAAAAAGCAGAAGACATCCCATTCG GGTCAGTCATTGCCTGCTTTATCTTCAGTGAAGTCTGTACAGTATACATCTGCTGGACCTACTGGAGGCAGGCATTTTGCAAATCACAATTCTAGTGCTCTTGCATCTAATGCATCTGCTACCGAAGCAGCAGCCTTTGATCCATTGATTGGGAAGAAAGTTTGGACTCGGTGGCCTGAAGATAACCACTTTTATGAGGCTGTTGTAACTGATTACAACCCTGCTGAT ATCTCACCTGAGGATATAAAATGGGAAGGTGAAGATCCTGGCATTCTCCATAGAGGTGGACATGGTGGGCAAGGTGGTGGAGGTAGGAAATTCTTTGGCCATGGTGGTGATTCTTTAGGTGCAGGTAGAGGGAGAGGTCATCCCAGGTTTCAGGCCAGACAAGAATTTCTCCCACCTCAAAATGGTATTGGAAGGAGAGTTTTGGATGACATTGAGTTGCTGAACACAGATTCACTAGTTAAGGAG GTAGAAAGAATTTTTGCTACAAGTCCTCAAGATTCAATGGAGCTTGAGAAGGCAAAGCAAATGCTGAAA GAGCATGAGCAAGCACTTGTTGATGCCATTGCAAGGATTGCAGATGCATCTGATGGTGAAAGTG ATGGAGAACAGCCGTTCTTGCAGCATAGTCAATTGATGGAAAGGGGATGA
- the LOC114392543 gene encoding protein EMSY-LIKE 1-like isoform X1, giving the protein MAGAVGVVKELRRRLFQVIILYWFSPSDQNRVRRGSIVTGNEKSSVTSIPHLKLHCDMEAQIHLLEQEAYSAVLRAFKAQSDALTWEKEGLITELRKELRVSDDEHRELLTRVNSDEIIHRIREWRQTGCYQPARRSTSQTFHDILPSPTVSASRKKQKTSHSGQSLPALSSVKSVQYTSAGPTGGRHFANHNSSALASNASATEAAAFDPLIGKKVWTRWPEDNHFYEAVVTDYNPADGRHALVYDINKVNETWEWVDLKEISPEDIKWEGEDPGILHRGGHGGQGGGGRKFFGHGGDSLGAGRGRGHPRFQARQEFLPPQNGIGRRVLDDIELLNTDSLVKEVERIFATSPQDSMELEKAKQMLKEHEQALVDAIARIADASDGESDGEQPFLQHSQLMERG; this is encoded by the exons ATGGCTGGTGCTGTAGGTGTCGTGAAGGAACTAAGGAGGCGTTTGTTTCAAGTTATAATATT gtattggttcTCTCCCTCAGATCAAAATAGAGTTCGGAGAGGTAGCATTGTTACTGGCAATGAAAAATCTTCTGTAACTTCTATTCCACACTTGAAATTGCATTGTGACATGGAGGCTCAAATTCATCTACTTGAACAGGAAGCTTACTCTGCTGTCTTGCGTGCTTTCAAAGCTCAGTCTGATGCTCTTACTTGG GAGAAGGAAGGTTTGATAACTGAGCTTAGAAAAGAGTTGAGGGTTTCAGATGATGAACACAGAGAGCTTCTTACCAGGGTTAACTCTGATGAAATAATTCACCGTATTAG GGAGTGGAGACAAACTGGCTGTTACCAACCTGCAAGGCGCAGCACATCTCAGACTTTTCATGACATTTTACCTAGTCCAACTGTTTCAGCTTCCCGAAAAAAGCAGAAGACATCCCATTCG GGTCAGTCATTGCCTGCTTTATCTTCAGTGAAGTCTGTACAGTATACATCTGCTGGACCTACTGGAGGCAGGCATTTTGCAAATCACAATTCTAGTGCTCTTGCATCTAATGCATCTGCTACCGAAGCAGCAGCCTTTGATCCATTGATTGGGAAGAAAGTTTGGACTCGGTGGCCTGAAGATAACCACTTTTATGAGGCTGTTGTAACTGATTACAACCCTGCTGAT GGCCGGCATGCTTTGGTTTATGATATTAATAAAGTAAATGAGACTTGGGAATGGGTTGATCTCAAAGAG ATCTCACCTGAGGATATAAAATGGGAAGGTGAAGATCCTGGCATTCTCCATAGAGGTGGACATGGTGGGCAAGGTGGTGGAGGTAGGAAATTCTTTGGCCATGGTGGTGATTCTTTAGGTGCAGGTAGAGGGAGAGGTCATCCCAGGTTTCAGGCCAGACAAGAATTTCTCCCACCTCAAAATGGTATTGGAAGGAGAGTTTTGGATGACATTGAGTTGCTGAACACAGATTCACTAGTTAAGGAG GTAGAAAGAATTTTTGCTACAAGTCCTCAAGATTCAATGGAGCTTGAGAAGGCAAAGCAAATGCTGAAA GAGCATGAGCAAGCACTTGTTGATGCCATTGCAAGGATTGCAGATGCATCTGATGGTGAAAGTG ATGGAGAACAGCCGTTCTTGCAGCATAGTCAATTGATGGAAAGGGGATGA
- the LOC114392543 gene encoding protein EMSY-LIKE 1-like isoform X3: MAGAVGVVKELRRRLFQGIGSLPQIKIEFGEEAYSAVLRAFKAQSDALTWEKEGLITELRKELRVSDDEHRELLTRVNSDEIIHRIREWRQTGCYQPARRSTSQTFHDILPSPTVSASRKKQKTSHSGQSLPALSSVKSVQYTSAGPTGGRHFANHNSSALASNASATEAAAFDPLIGKKVWTRWPEDNHFYEAVVTDYNPADGRHALVYDINKVNETWEWVDLKEISPEDIKWEGEDPGILHRGGHGGQGGGGRKFFGHGGDSLGAGRGRGHPRFQARQEFLPPQNGIGRRVLDDIELLNTDSLVKEVERIFATSPQDSMELEKAKQMLKEHEQALVDAIARIADASDGESDGEQPFLQHSQLMERG; the protein is encoded by the exons ATGGCTGGTGCTGTAGGTGTCGTGAAGGAACTAAGGAGGCGTTTGTTTCAAG gtattggttcTCTCCCTCAGATCAAAATAGAGTTCGGAGAG GAAGCTTACTCTGCTGTCTTGCGTGCTTTCAAAGCTCAGTCTGATGCTCTTACTTGG GAGAAGGAAGGTTTGATAACTGAGCTTAGAAAAGAGTTGAGGGTTTCAGATGATGAACACAGAGAGCTTCTTACCAGGGTTAACTCTGATGAAATAATTCACCGTATTAG GGAGTGGAGACAAACTGGCTGTTACCAACCTGCAAGGCGCAGCACATCTCAGACTTTTCATGACATTTTACCTAGTCCAACTGTTTCAGCTTCCCGAAAAAAGCAGAAGACATCCCATTCG GGTCAGTCATTGCCTGCTTTATCTTCAGTGAAGTCTGTACAGTATACATCTGCTGGACCTACTGGAGGCAGGCATTTTGCAAATCACAATTCTAGTGCTCTTGCATCTAATGCATCTGCTACCGAAGCAGCAGCCTTTGATCCATTGATTGGGAAGAAAGTTTGGACTCGGTGGCCTGAAGATAACCACTTTTATGAGGCTGTTGTAACTGATTACAACCCTGCTGAT GGCCGGCATGCTTTGGTTTATGATATTAATAAAGTAAATGAGACTTGGGAATGGGTTGATCTCAAAGAG ATCTCACCTGAGGATATAAAATGGGAAGGTGAAGATCCTGGCATTCTCCATAGAGGTGGACATGGTGGGCAAGGTGGTGGAGGTAGGAAATTCTTTGGCCATGGTGGTGATTCTTTAGGTGCAGGTAGAGGGAGAGGTCATCCCAGGTTTCAGGCCAGACAAGAATTTCTCCCACCTCAAAATGGTATTGGAAGGAGAGTTTTGGATGACATTGAGTTGCTGAACACAGATTCACTAGTTAAGGAG GTAGAAAGAATTTTTGCTACAAGTCCTCAAGATTCAATGGAGCTTGAGAAGGCAAAGCAAATGCTGAAA GAGCATGAGCAAGCACTTGTTGATGCCATTGCAAGGATTGCAGATGCATCTGATGGTGAAAGTG ATGGAGAACAGCCGTTCTTGCAGCATAGTCAATTGATGGAAAGGGGATGA
- the LOC114392543 gene encoding protein EMSY-LIKE 1-like isoform X4, with the protein MEAQIHLLEQEAYSAVLRAFKAQSDALTWEKEGLITELRKELRVSDDEHRELLTRVNSDEIIHRIREWRQTGCYQPARRSTSQTFHDILPSPTVSASRKKQKTSHSGQSLPALSSVKSVQYTSAGPTGGRHFANHNSSALASNASATEAAAFDPLIGKKVWTRWPEDNHFYEAVVTDYNPADGRHALVYDINKVNETWEWVDLKEISPEDIKWEGEDPGILHRGGHGGQGGGGRKFFGHGGDSLGAGRGRGHPRFQARQEFLPPQNGIGRRVLDDIELLNTDSLVKEVERIFATSPQDSMELEKAKQMLKEHEQALVDAIARIADASDGESDGEQPFLQHSQLMERG; encoded by the exons ATGGAGGCTCAAATTCATCTACTTGAACAGGAAGCTTACTCTGCTGTCTTGCGTGCTTTCAAAGCTCAGTCTGATGCTCTTACTTGG GAGAAGGAAGGTTTGATAACTGAGCTTAGAAAAGAGTTGAGGGTTTCAGATGATGAACACAGAGAGCTTCTTACCAGGGTTAACTCTGATGAAATAATTCACCGTATTAG GGAGTGGAGACAAACTGGCTGTTACCAACCTGCAAGGCGCAGCACATCTCAGACTTTTCATGACATTTTACCTAGTCCAACTGTTTCAGCTTCCCGAAAAAAGCAGAAGACATCCCATTCG GGTCAGTCATTGCCTGCTTTATCTTCAGTGAAGTCTGTACAGTATACATCTGCTGGACCTACTGGAGGCAGGCATTTTGCAAATCACAATTCTAGTGCTCTTGCATCTAATGCATCTGCTACCGAAGCAGCAGCCTTTGATCCATTGATTGGGAAGAAAGTTTGGACTCGGTGGCCTGAAGATAACCACTTTTATGAGGCTGTTGTAACTGATTACAACCCTGCTGAT GGCCGGCATGCTTTGGTTTATGATATTAATAAAGTAAATGAGACTTGGGAATGGGTTGATCTCAAAGAG ATCTCACCTGAGGATATAAAATGGGAAGGTGAAGATCCTGGCATTCTCCATAGAGGTGGACATGGTGGGCAAGGTGGTGGAGGTAGGAAATTCTTTGGCCATGGTGGTGATTCTTTAGGTGCAGGTAGAGGGAGAGGTCATCCCAGGTTTCAGGCCAGACAAGAATTTCTCCCACCTCAAAATGGTATTGGAAGGAGAGTTTTGGATGACATTGAGTTGCTGAACACAGATTCACTAGTTAAGGAG GTAGAAAGAATTTTTGCTACAAGTCCTCAAGATTCAATGGAGCTTGAGAAGGCAAAGCAAATGCTGAAA GAGCATGAGCAAGCACTTGTTGATGCCATTGCAAGGATTGCAGATGCATCTGATGGTGAAAGTG ATGGAGAACAGCCGTTCTTGCAGCATAGTCAATTGATGGAAAGGGGATGA